From a single Alkalihalophilus pseudofirmus genomic region:
- a CDS encoding tyrosine-type recombinase/integrase has product MMKTSEQWIVKFKNDYGFRLDESTINYYTFAVRQLVKHLDKSVHEITSNDVRDWLSKLNTSNYKPTSIKSKLAGIKLFYRYCLEEGIISRDPVKSVPFPDVEDALPCYLEMNQLIELRKLAEGSRKERAIIELLYATGMRISELAAMKKVDINWSERIIQIPKGKRKKGRIVLFTRTCTEYVQTYLDERYDELPFVFVNTTATGPICVRTIQKKFMVYAKVLDLHVTPHTMRHTFAAHLAQKGMPLKCIQDLLGHDSPHQTQQYARLYDHARKQMYDEWM; this is encoded by the coding sequence ATGATGAAGACATCAGAACAATGGATAGTGAAATTTAAAAACGACTATGGTTTTAGGTTAGATGAGAGTACGATAAACTATTATACATTTGCAGTTCGTCAATTAGTGAAGCATTTAGACAAATCTGTTCATGAGATTACCAGCAACGATGTTCGAGACTGGTTGTCTAAATTAAATACAAGCAATTATAAACCTACCTCTATAAAGAGCAAATTAGCCGGTATAAAGCTTTTCTATCGATATTGTTTAGAGGAAGGGATAATATCTCGTGATCCTGTAAAATCAGTTCCTTTTCCGGACGTAGAAGACGCACTTCCTTGTTATTTAGAAATGAATCAGTTGATAGAATTACGAAAGTTGGCAGAGGGGAGTCGAAAAGAAAGGGCAATCATAGAATTGTTATACGCAACGGGTATGCGGATAAGTGAATTGGCGGCTATGAAAAAAGTGGATATTAATTGGTCAGAACGAATAATTCAAATCCCGAAAGGGAAACGTAAGAAAGGCAGAATTGTTTTGTTTACTCGAACTTGTACTGAATATGTACAGACCTACTTAGATGAGAGATATGATGAACTTCCTTTTGTTTTTGTCAATACAACCGCGACAGGACCGATATGTGTTCGTACTATTCAAAAAAAATTTATGGTCTATGCAAAGGTACTGGACCTCCATGTAACTCCTCATACAATGCGTCATACCTTTGCGGCACATCTTGCCCAAAAGGGGATGCCGCTAAAGTGTATTCAAGACCTCTTAGGTCATGACAGTCCGCATCAAACTCAACAATATGCCCGGTTATACGACCATGCCCGAAAACAAATGTATGATGAGTGGATGTAA
- a CDS encoding tyrosine-type recombinase/integrase — protein MEFIDMDRYWELTKRLPNNETHGVVTEFLLSLKLANRSKITITLYRRFLEKFFGQIEEPFSSLTSDTIHQWFIKHEGKGKETTLRLRLSVLSSFYTFCIQEEYLDRSPIKSRWFPRLSKPVPKYLEKDDIAKTRFQSEKLSLRDQLLIEFMLSTGCRVGEVHSLNREDLDMKNRTARVMGKGKKIRYVHFTDRCAVLLERYLITIPKTCSALFVNSTGRRLGIRMIQKIVNGIGEEAGLHSRLYPHRLRHTFATELLAKGADISFIGEELGHRDIGTTQIYARLPKSEIVALYRKYMG, from the coding sequence GTGGAGTTTATCGATATGGATAGATATTGGGAACTGACCAAGCGACTGCCTAATAATGAAACTCATGGGGTGGTCACAGAATTTTTGTTAAGTTTAAAATTAGCAAATCGTAGTAAAATTACCATTACTCTCTATCGTCGCTTCTTAGAAAAATTTTTTGGACAAATTGAAGAACCCTTTTCCTCTCTAACTTCTGATACCATTCATCAATGGTTTATAAAACATGAAGGAAAAGGAAAAGAAACAACACTCAGACTTCGGTTAAGTGTTCTCTCTTCTTTTTATACTTTCTGTATCCAAGAAGAGTACCTTGACCGTTCTCCCATCAAAAGTCGTTGGTTTCCCCGCCTCTCAAAACCTGTTCCTAAATACTTAGAAAAAGATGACATTGCCAAAACTCGATTCCAAAGTGAAAAATTATCCCTACGCGATCAATTATTAATTGAATTTATGCTTTCAACTGGATGTAGAGTGGGGGAAGTACACTCCCTAAACCGAGAAGACCTCGATATGAAAAATCGAACCGCTCGTGTCATGGGAAAGGGGAAAAAGATCAGATACGTTCATTTTACGGACCGATGTGCCGTTCTTCTAGAACGTTATTTAATTACCATTCCCAAAACCTGCTCTGCACTGTTTGTTAACTCAACAGGAAGAAGGTTAGGAATACGAATGATTCAAAAAATTGTCAACGGAATTGGAGAAGAGGCAGGCCTTCATTCGCGATTGTATCCCCATCGACTGCGTCATACATTTGCGACAGAGTTGTTAGCTAAAGGCGCAGATATCTCATTTATTGGCGAGGAGTTGGGTCATCGTGATATAGGTACTACACAAATTTACGCTAGACTTCCGAAAAGTGAGATTGTAGCTTTGTACCGAAAGTATATGGGATAG
- the xerA gene encoding site-specific tyrosine recombinase/integron integrase yields the protein MTKNEKAQEVFFADHQVRFSKETIRSYRMALSQFFSTCEIDYDVIKATHIRSWLASLEDRGLKPRSIHLKLSAVKSFYHYCMEENMIKRNPTATVHTPKKDDSLPYYLTKRQIAELKELTRDDYRDRAIIETLYATGVRVSELLGITLEDVRWETRQIWIRKGKGNKERYVLFTHDCSERLKTYVNLRKKESTYLFCNQRGGQLSRCFVEKRFQYFSQELGFRVTPHTMRHTFAAHLAEKHMPQSYIQELLGHANINSTRIYTRLMEDARKKQYDRYQ from the coding sequence ATGACAAAGAATGAGAAAGCTCAAGAAGTTTTTTTTGCTGATCATCAAGTAAGATTTAGTAAAGAGACTATTCGGAGTTATCGAATGGCACTCTCCCAGTTCTTTTCGACATGTGAGATCGATTATGATGTCATAAAAGCCACTCATATTCGCTCTTGGTTAGCTTCTTTAGAGGATAGAGGGCTTAAACCAAGATCTATTCACCTCAAATTATCAGCAGTGAAATCTTTCTATCATTATTGTATGGAAGAAAATATGATTAAGAGAAATCCTACGGCTACTGTTCATACACCAAAAAAGGATGATTCTCTGCCATATTATCTGACTAAAAGACAAATAGCTGAACTAAAGGAATTAACTCGAGATGACTATAGAGATCGAGCCATTATAGAGACGCTATATGCAACAGGGGTTCGAGTGAGTGAACTACTTGGAATAACACTTGAAGATGTACGATGGGAAACAAGACAAATCTGGATTCGAAAAGGTAAAGGAAACAAAGAACGATATGTCCTATTTACCCATGATTGTTCAGAACGGTTGAAAACCTATGTGAATCTGAGGAAGAAAGAGAGTACGTATTTATTCTGTAATCAACGAGGTGGTCAACTAAGCCGTTGTTTTGTAGAAAAGCGTTTCCAATATTTCTCTCAAGAACTTGGTTTTCGAGTCACCCCTCATACAATGCGGCATACGTTTGCTGCACATTTGGCTGAGAAACATATGCCTCAAAGCTATATTCAAGAATTGCTAGGTCATGCGAATATCAATAGCACACGTATTTACACTCGATTAATGGAAGATGCCCGTAAGAAGCAGTATGACCGTTATCAATAG
- a CDS encoding tyrosine-type recombinase/integrase produces MNQTDKYWCTEVEAISESTKAVLNEYLLSLKLANKAEATITKYRAILERFFTECDVPLKKINSDDVLTWLTSYSVDKKPKSIDLVLSTLSSFFQFCLAEEYIDNMVIKKRWRPKIPQAMPHYLTEQELARVKLAAETLSLRNRALVLFLLSSGCRKTEVANLFIKDVQLTKRTAEVRGKGSKIRQVHFSEECALILKEYLQTRSYQPSDPLFLNKFGGALKQSGIYLVVSNLGKKAGLSQSLFPHCCRHTFATNMLSKGADLEFIADEMGHNNLNTTRVYARIPTEDMMQAYQNKMG; encoded by the coding sequence ATGAACCAAACTGACAAGTATTGGTGTACCGAGGTTGAAGCAATATCTGAATCAACGAAAGCAGTTTTAAATGAATACTTATTAAGCTTGAAGCTCGCTAACAAAGCAGAAGCAACCATCACTAAGTATCGAGCGATACTAGAAAGGTTCTTTACTGAATGTGATGTCCCCCTGAAAAAGATAAATTCAGATGATGTATTGACTTGGTTGACATCCTATTCAGTAGATAAGAAGCCTAAATCGATTGATCTTGTTCTATCTACGCTCTCTTCCTTCTTTCAATTCTGTTTAGCCGAAGAGTACATTGATAACATGGTGATCAAAAAGAGATGGCGGCCGAAAATCCCTCAAGCAATGCCTCACTACTTAACGGAACAAGAATTAGCAAGAGTGAAATTAGCCGCTGAGACATTGTCTCTTCGAAATCGAGCCTTAGTTTTGTTCTTGTTATCATCGGGGTGTCGAAAAACTGAGGTGGCTAATCTATTTATTAAAGATGTTCAACTAACAAAACGAACCGCTGAAGTGAGAGGAAAAGGTTCTAAGATCCGTCAAGTACATTTCTCTGAGGAGTGTGCCTTGATTTTGAAGGAATATCTTCAAACGAGATCCTATCAACCAAGTGATCCCCTCTTCCTTAATAAGTTTGGAGGAGCTTTGAAGCAATCGGGTATCTATCTAGTAGTTAGTAATCTAGGAAAGAAAGCTGGTTTATCACAATCTCTTTTCCCACATTGCTGCCGCCATACCTTTGCAACAAATATGTTATCAAAAGGGGCAGATTTAGAGTTTATTGCCGATGAGATGGGACACAACAACCTCAATACAACTCGAGTATATGCCAGAATTCCTACAGAAGATATGATGCAAGCCTATCAAAATAAAATGGGGTAG
- a CDS encoding S-layer homology domain-containing protein has translation MAYQPKSYRKFLATSVAAAVVVTAAAPAALAAPADAKFSDVSSSHWAIKDINYLVEKGAIQGYPDGTFKPGNSITRAEIAVVLAKTLDLDVDPEVTTDKFSDVPATHWANPYIAAIVDQTEGVIDGYENGTFRPSNTVTRQEMAKMVVEAYDLELVEGKDLPFTDVDGLWSTDYINILASNGVAAGMTTTTFVPRGEVQRAQTAAFVHRAEVEEERIEVPDLPVDDTELAVESVSAITAKSLEVTFNQAVDPEKAKFAVKRGAASVNVADITFKEDNKTAVVELSTKFVKADYAVTISGLTEEAIVKEFSTEAEKVSSIEIPGDTAAATYSGSTINGATIAYQVKNQYGEDVTDQSLASNLSWTPSAGTATDNNNGTLTLAGAYSLDQNVTVTAVDSTSGTVLTKAIKIGSAAVVDEVTLSSLYHADNKELNTGSTFDEFNILLDAKDQYGNTITSVDKLTNDLIVTSSNPSVVDVKATTFGEDGAVTSTPFVSGQGEDGNKFAIELKAPANPMAGTANIRVISKSTGKITTFAVTVAETSKVDTLTLAQPTAVVATDETVQIPFEAFDQFGDAVTNFASLKDLTVQSTGGSVQWKNDFVNRKAVLEFTAPATKGDVILTAFTSTGKVSQITVKVEEGRTAAVVSNASALASTVVVDGTTTLRARDITVQDQHGRTFPLAAFFGAGNQLNVTVKDNTSNVVSLSKSTLTSATDTLTITGEGTGTKRIVVSVDGVDASAFEFSVRTVAKSAVTEFGIGEVANIQNADNYEVDFDVHGLLNGSKVGLTSDMYAVTATDGLVYENGKLKLDSKLADTNFGTDGKKEATVTVQFDSSAGLVTQTKKVTIVNEESKLTAINLDSTDLIEIKNGVAEAPVNFASVENLLALFEGEDQFGNDLALSSPTVFVSSVKDANGAAKVTSNFVTGNGTVNAAFAGTALTEGYTLTFAVTSNGITKSIPVVIVEAAEVTPEPEAPAPEEPATFDELTFTYSTAEDADLVDALVDAFNGLEGVTASAVEDGDNTVLTLTFTSEVDEDYEVTVSVELDEVEVDYTLSFVDGEWVIVEETPAP, from the coding sequence ATGGCTTATCAACCAAAGTCTTACCGTAAGTTTTTAGCTACATCTGTAGCAGCAGCAGTAGTTGTAACTGCAGCAGCACCAGCAGCACTAGCAGCACCAGCTGATGCAAAGTTCTCTGATGTTTCATCTTCTCACTGGGCTATCAAGGACATCAACTATCTAGTAGAGAAAGGTGCTATCCAAGGTTACCCTGATGGTACTTTCAAACCTGGAAACTCTATCACTCGTGCAGAGATCGCAGTTGTTCTTGCTAAAACTCTAGATCTAGATGTAGATCCTGAAGTGACAACTGACAAATTCAGTGATGTTCCAGCTACACACTGGGCTAACCCATACATCGCTGCAATCGTTGATCAAACTGAAGGCGTTATTGATGGTTACGAAAACGGTACTTTCCGTCCAAGTAACACAGTAACTCGTCAAGAAATGGCGAAAATGGTAGTAGAAGCTTATGACCTTGAGTTAGTTGAAGGTAAAGACCTACCATTCACTGATGTTGACGGTCTTTGGAGTACTGACTACATCAACATCCTTGCTTCTAACGGCGTAGCAGCTGGTATGACTACAACTACATTCGTACCTCGTGGCGAAGTACAACGTGCTCAAACTGCAGCATTTGTTCACCGTGCAGAGGTTGAAGAAGAGCGTATTGAAGTGCCAGATCTTCCTGTAGATGATACAGAGTTAGCTGTTGAGAGCGTAAGTGCGATTACTGCAAAAAGCTTAGAAGTAACATTCAACCAAGCTGTTGATCCAGAAAAAGCTAAGTTCGCTGTTAAGCGTGGAGCTGCTTCTGTAAACGTTGCTGATATTACTTTCAAAGAAGATAACAAAACTGCTGTAGTTGAACTTTCTACTAAATTTGTTAAAGCTGACTATGCTGTAACAATCTCTGGTTTAACAGAAGAAGCTATCGTTAAAGAATTCTCTACAGAAGCTGAAAAAGTTTCTTCAATTGAAATCCCTGGTGACACTGCCGCAGCTACGTATTCAGGTTCTACAATTAATGGTGCTACTATTGCATACCAAGTTAAAAACCAATACGGTGAAGATGTTACAGACCAATCTCTAGCTTCTAACTTGTCTTGGACTCCAAGTGCAGGTACTGCTACTGATAACAATAACGGTACTTTAACACTTGCTGGTGCTTACAGTTTAGATCAAAACGTTACAGTAACTGCTGTTGATTCAACTTCAGGTACTGTTTTAACAAAAGCTATCAAAATTGGATCTGCTGCTGTAGTAGATGAAGTAACTTTAAGTAGCTTATACCATGCTGACAATAAAGAATTAAACACTGGTTCAACTTTTGATGAATTTAACATCCTTTTAGATGCTAAAGATCAATACGGTAACACAATTACTTCAGTTGATAAATTGACTAACGACTTAATTGTAACTTCTTCAAACCCATCAGTAGTTGATGTTAAAGCAACTACATTTGGTGAAGATGGTGCTGTAACTTCAACACCATTCGTATCTGGACAAGGAGAAGATGGAAATAAATTTGCTATTGAATTAAAAGCACCTGCAAATCCTATGGCTGGTACAGCTAACATTCGTGTTATCTCTAAGTCAACTGGTAAGATCACTACATTTGCTGTAACTGTAGCTGAAACTTCTAAAGTTGATACACTAACTTTGGCACAACCTACTGCTGTTGTAGCAACAGATGAAACTGTTCAAATTCCATTTGAAGCTTTTGATCAATTTGGAGATGCAGTAACAAACTTTGCGTCATTAAAAGACCTTACAGTTCAATCTACTGGTGGATCTGTTCAATGGAAAAATGACTTTGTTAACCGTAAAGCAGTATTGGAATTCACTGCTCCTGCTACAAAAGGTGATGTAATCTTAACTGCATTCACATCTACTGGTAAAGTATCACAAATTACAGTTAAAGTTGAAGAAGGTAGAACTGCTGCTGTTGTTTCTAATGCTTCTGCACTTGCTTCTACTGTAGTTGTAGATGGAACTACTACTCTACGTGCAAGAGACATTACTGTACAAGACCAACATGGTAGAACATTCCCATTGGCAGCGTTCTTCGGTGCCGGAAACCAATTGAATGTTACTGTAAAGGATAATACTTCTAATGTAGTAAGTCTAAGTAAATCAACTTTAACTAGTGCGACTGATACTTTAACTATTACAGGAGAAGGTACTGGTACTAAGCGTATTGTAGTAAGTGTTGATGGTGTTGATGCTAGTGCATTTGAATTCTCAGTACGTACTGTTGCAAAATCTGCTGTAACTGAATTCGGTATTGGTGAAGTTGCTAATATCCAAAATGCAGATAATTATGAAGTAGACTTTGATGTTCACGGATTATTAAACGGTTCTAAAGTAGGTTTAACTTCTGATATGTACGCTGTTACTGCTACTGATGGTTTAGTTTATGAGAATGGTAAGTTAAAACTAGACTCTAAACTTGCTGATACTAATTTCGGAACAGATGGTAAAAAAGAAGCTACGGTTACAGTTCAGTTTGATTCTTCTGCTGGTTTAGTAACTCAAACTAAGAAAGTAACTATTGTTAATGAAGAATCTAAGCTAACTGCAATTAATCTTGATTCTACTGATTTAATTGAAATTAAAAATGGTGTAGCTGAAGCTCCAGTTAACTTTGCTTCTGTTGAAAATCTTCTTGCATTGTTCGAAGGAGAGGATCAGTTTGGCAATGATTTAGCTTTATCATCACCAACAGTATTCGTATCAAGCGTTAAAGATGCAAATGGTGCTGCAAAAGTTACTTCTAACTTTGTGACTGGTAACGGAACAGTTAATGCTGCATTTGCTGGAACTGCTCTTACAGAAGGTTACACTCTTACGTTTGCAGTAACATCAAATGGTATTACTAAGTCTATTCCAGTTGTAATTGTTGAAGCTGCTGAAGTAACTCCTGAGCCAGAAGCTCCTGCTCCTGAAGAGCCAGCGACATTTGATGAGCTGACATTCACATATTCAACTGCTGAGGATGCTGATTTAGTTGATGCATTAGTAGATGCTTTTAACGGTCTAGAAGGTGTTACAGCTTCAGCAGTAGAAGACGGAGACAATACTGTTCTAACTTTAACTTTTACTTCTGAAGTAGATGAGGATTATGAAGTAACTGTATCTGTTGAATTAGATGAAGTTGAAGTTGATTATACATTATCATTCGTTGATGGCGAATGGGTAATTGTTGAAGAAACTCCTGCTCCTTAA
- a CDS encoding C40 family peptidase has translation MIRKIVPFLAVLLVMSTLFNVAPAEASTKQDQLVTEARKYLGVPYRYGGTTPSGFDCSGYIQYVFREIGVSLPRTTSQMYNTGTSVAKSNLQVGDLVFFNTSGSGVSHAGIYIGSNQFIHSASSRGVSIASINDPHYWGSRYIGAKRVMSNTPAQPAQPAEPPRVLGPGEFRDVATNHWAFNQIRQLSNNSIIGGYGNDIFAPNDKLTRAQVAALLVRATGTPTPTAENAFSDVPQSHWAAADISAADRAGFFDYLNGSTFSPNQPVTRDEIAVLFSNAFDISGVSASSSSFSDVDSSNWAYNEIAALQASGWIQGFEDGTYRPNGNLTRAEFSIMLHNSLY, from the coding sequence ATGATTAGGAAGATCGTGCCGTTTCTAGCGGTTCTACTTGTAATGTCGACATTGTTTAATGTTGCACCAGCCGAAGCTAGCACTAAGCAAGATCAACTCGTCACTGAAGCCAGGAAATACTTAGGAGTACCATATAGATACGGTGGAACAACACCAAGCGGTTTTGATTGTTCTGGTTATATCCAATATGTATTCAGAGAAATTGGAGTAAGCTTACCTCGTACTACGAGCCAGATGTACAACACAGGTACTTCTGTTGCGAAATCTAATTTACAAGTTGGAGATCTAGTATTCTTCAATACATCAGGTTCTGGTGTATCACATGCAGGAATCTATATTGGAAGTAACCAATTTATCCACTCAGCATCATCTAGAGGCGTATCGATTGCTTCTATTAATGACCCTCACTATTGGGGTTCACGTTACATCGGTGCGAAACGCGTAATGTCAAACACACCAGCACAGCCTGCACAACCAGCTGAGCCGCCTCGCGTATTAGGACCAGGTGAGTTCCGTGATGTGGCAACAAATCACTGGGCATTTAATCAAATTCGACAGTTAAGCAACAACAGTATTATTGGCGGTTATGGAAACGACATTTTTGCTCCAAATGACAAATTAACTCGTGCTCAAGTTGCTGCACTTCTAGTACGCGCAACAGGCACACCAACACCAACTGCAGAGAATGCGTTCAGCGATGTTCCACAATCTCACTGGGCAGCAGCAGATATCTCAGCAGCGGATCGCGCAGGATTCTTTGATTATTTAAACGGTTCAACATTCAGCCCGAACCAACCAGTAACACGTGATGAAATTGCTGTATTATTCTCAAATGCTTTTGATATCAGCGGCGTATCTGCTTCATCAAGCTCTTTCTCAGATGTTGATTCATCTAACTGGGCTTACAATGAAATCGCAGCATTACAAGCAAGCGGATGGATTCAAGGTTTCGAAGATGGTACTTACCGTCCAAACGGAAACTTAACTCGTGCAGAGTTCTCGATCATGCTTCACAACTCATTATATTAA
- a CDS encoding S8 family peptidase, which yields MRNRIIITLAILFSFITCSDVLAESSHQMGSYIIGFNETIDEEVTSTMEHRIYETMENIQAVAARLTSAEAAELQSHDSVAFIEEDAEIKVQSIPTIDWGVNRIGAPKVWEHGVTGEGVKVAVMDTGISTNHPDLKIQKGASFVPYTTSYNDDNGHGTHVAGIIAAQKNDIGVTGVAPDAQLYALKVLDDKGNGLTSYVVSAINWSLKEGVDIINLSLGGKNQSTSLQQAIQHAYSQGVLFVAAAGNEGSTRGLDNTVDFPAAFDQVIAVSAVDQQDRRAVFAQGSSAAGPTVEVAAPGLNIRSTYLNRQYNVQSGTSMAAPHVAGHLALLKQVYPDRTHTQLRQLLRQQTVDLGNPGRDTHFGFGRIAIPSTLRIQVPRPLPPTGVQAKVENWEGERANITVTWQKPTQGDTPTHYNIYRNNQQITQVPAGTLSYTDNVAKGTYTYSVATVGEAGEQSDRSQTITLQVEKNNDKPSVPSFTDVRGDEWFADSLYDLRQRGILEGYPDGTARPNQVITRGEAAVLMTKALGYEATPYQHGFIDVRAQSFQADYIQTMIDQRIFAGYSNQSFRPHIAIARGEVAAILTRGFTLKPQQQVTFSDLSTNYFAYYAVIQVARANVAVGYKDGTFRPHNQVTRAEFASFLSRAIESEEKL from the coding sequence ATGCGCAATCGTATCATCATCACATTAGCAATACTTTTTAGTTTTATTACCTGTTCGGATGTGCTAGCTGAATCTAGTCACCAAATGGGGTCCTATATTATCGGTTTCAATGAAACGATTGACGAAGAAGTCACTTCCACTATGGAACATCGAATCTATGAAACAATGGAAAATATCCAAGCCGTCGCTGCTAGGTTAACGAGTGCAGAAGCAGCTGAGCTTCAATCGCATGATTCGGTGGCTTTTATTGAAGAGGATGCTGAAATAAAAGTTCAGTCTATACCAACAATAGACTGGGGGGTAAACCGCATTGGTGCACCAAAGGTTTGGGAGCATGGTGTGACAGGAGAAGGAGTCAAGGTCGCTGTGATGGATACAGGGATCAGCACGAATCATCCTGACCTGAAGATCCAAAAAGGAGCATCATTTGTCCCGTATACGACATCTTATAACGATGATAATGGCCACGGAACGCACGTGGCAGGTATTATTGCAGCTCAGAAAAATGACATCGGAGTAACAGGAGTAGCACCAGATGCTCAGCTATATGCCTTAAAAGTATTAGATGATAAAGGAAATGGATTAACTTCCTATGTAGTAAGCGCCATTAACTGGTCATTAAAAGAAGGCGTCGATATTATCAATCTAAGTCTTGGCGGGAAAAACCAGTCTACGAGTCTTCAGCAAGCGATTCAGCATGCGTATTCGCAGGGCGTACTATTTGTTGCAGCAGCTGGTAATGAAGGTTCAACAAGGGGACTGGATAATACAGTTGATTTCCCTGCAGCTTTTGATCAAGTCATTGCCGTCTCTGCTGTTGATCAGCAAGATCGCCGTGCTGTTTTCGCTCAAGGATCTTCCGCGGCAGGTCCAACGGTTGAAGTTGCTGCTCCAGGACTTAATATCCGCAGTACCTACTTAAATCGTCAGTACAATGTACAAAGCGGAACATCCATGGCTGCGCCGCATGTGGCAGGTCACTTAGCACTGTTAAAACAAGTGTATCCAGACAGAACGCATACTCAACTCCGTCAGCTGCTTAGACAGCAGACAGTTGATTTAGGAAACCCTGGCCGTGATACTCACTTTGGATTTGGGCGTATTGCGATTCCGTCAACATTAAGAATACAAGTACCTCGGCCGCTGCCGCCGACAGGTGTTCAAGCCAAAGTAGAGAACTGGGAAGGTGAACGCGCAAATATCACGGTCACTTGGCAGAAACCAACCCAAGGCGATACTCCGACACATTATAATATTTACAGAAACAATCAACAGATCACTCAAGTTCCTGCTGGTACCCTTTCCTATACCGACAATGTTGCTAAAGGAACATACACATATAGTGTCGCAACGGTAGGCGAGGCAGGCGAGCAATCTGACCGCTCTCAAACGATTACTCTTCAAGTAGAAAAGAATAATGATAAACCATCTGTGCCTTCGTTCACTGATGTCAGAGGGGATGAATGGTTTGCAGACAGCCTTTACGATCTGCGTCAGCGAGGCATTTTAGAAGGATATCCTGATGGGACGGCGCGTCCAAATCAAGTTATTACTCGCGGTGAAGCAGCGGTTTTAATGACAAAGGCATTAGGGTATGAGGCGACACCTTATCAACATGGATTTATTGATGTTCGTGCTCAAAGCTTCCAAGCAGATTACATTCAAACAATGATTGACCAACGCATCTTTGCCGGCTACAGCAACCAGTCCTTCCGCCCGCATATTGCGATTGCTAGAGGAGAAGTAGCTGCTATTTTAACAAGAGGGTTCACATTAAAGCCTCAGCAGCAAGTAACATTCTCTGATCTATCGACAAACTACTTTGCCTATTATGCTGTAATTCAAGTGGCTCGAGCAAATGTGGCAGTAGGCTACAAGGACGGAACTTTCCGCCCGCATAACCAAGTTACACGAGCAGAATTTGCAAGCTTTTTATCAAGAGCGATCGAATCAGAAGAAAAATTATAG
- a CDS encoding polysaccharide deacetylase family protein — translation MNVRLAVLTLLVLMLTSSSYGLDKNPVTVLMYHHFDEDPTKSSSAVIHPETFREQLITLKEAGYTSIPERDFYDHLYYGKELPALPLVITIDDGYLSNYEIAYPILKELEMYATIYVVTSYRGEKPGWNEHFSWEQAREMKESGWIEIQGHTHNGHGDIAAGRKNGPFLVTIAAEETKEVYQERIYKDLTEAKQVLEKEIDNEFYSFAFPFGLYNKDVVRFAEEIGYELMYTVKPGRTFSYQNPHTIKRLNASGEYSGEELLKAVKSLP, via the coding sequence ATGAACGTGCGTCTTGCTGTACTTACTTTATTAGTCTTGATGCTTACATCATCAAGCTACGGGCTCGATAAAAATCCTGTAACGGTCCTTATGTATCATCATTTCGATGAAGATCCAACGAAGTCATCTTCAGCAGTCATTCATCCTGAAACGTTTCGTGAACAGCTGATCACTCTTAAAGAAGCGGGTTATACATCCATTCCTGAAAGAGATTTCTACGACCATCTTTACTACGGTAAAGAGCTGCCTGCATTACCTCTTGTGATCACGATTGATGACGGGTACTTGAGTAATTATGAAATTGCTTATCCTATATTAAAAGAACTAGAAATGTATGCAACCATATATGTCGTAACGAGCTACCGCGGGGAAAAGCCAGGCTGGAACGAGCATTTCTCTTGGGAGCAGGCGCGTGAAATGAAAGAGTCCGGCTGGATTGAGATCCAAGGGCATACTCATAACGGGCATGGGGATATTGCGGCTGGCAGAAAGAATGGTCCTTTTCTGGTGACCATTGCTGCTGAGGAAACAAAAGAGGTGTATCAGGAAAGAATATATAAGGACCTAACAGAAGCCAAACAAGTGCTTGAAAAAGAAATAGACAACGAATTCTACTCGTTCGCCTTTCCTTTCGGGCTATACAACAAAGATGTAGTAAGGTTCGCCGAAGAGATAGGGTATGAGCTTATGTATACAGTAAAGCCAGGTCGCACATTCTCCTACCAAAATCCCCACACGATTAAGCGTTTAAATGCGAGTGGAGAATATAGTGGAGAAGAACTATTAAAAGCGGTAAAAAGTTTGCCGTAA